One Candidatus Poribacteria bacterium genomic region harbors:
- a CDS encoding DegT/DnrJ/EryC1/StrS family aminotransferase codes for MPRNCFGEEELTYLQEVIESQDAWRWGRSNFVPRFEEAFGEHLGRKYVHAVNSGTSANTTAYASLGLDVGDEIICPAVAPIFVSFPVVAIGCVPVFADIDPRTQIISSEGIEACITPRTRAIIVVHLYGQPAMMSEIMAVAKKHNLKVVEDCSQSYDAYYKGRKVGTIGDVACFSMQQSKHITSGEGGMIATDDPEFYKRATEFSNSGMPWYLYDLERPEAKPVNGLPTRGHFSFGHDFRFSELQGAVAFAQLEKIDRFNARRRELVKRIETELCNVPNVRLAYVYPETQPNYWLYPVWGPESLGCRGEINYIEVEYQRMQAMRRTSVGVPLPDYVQYVSGSCPNAEKSTRGMWSFFVHHSVEDDELEKSIREFKEKVKET; via the coding sequence ATGCCAAGAAACTGCTTTGGGGAAGAGGAACTGACCTATCTACAAGAGGTCATCGAAAGTCAAGACGCATGGCGGTGGGGACGAAGCAATTTCGTTCCGAGATTTGAGGAAGCATTTGGAGAACATCTGGGTCGGAAATATGTCCACGCCGTAAACTCAGGCACCAGTGCCAATACAACGGCTTACGCCAGTCTAGGGTTAGATGTAGGCGACGAAATAATCTGTCCGGCTGTCGCACCGATTTTCGTATCTTTCCCAGTCGTTGCAATTGGCTGCGTTCCTGTGTTTGCCGATATAGATCCGAGGACACAGATTATTTCATCCGAGGGAATTGAAGCGTGCATTACGCCGCGGACACGCGCTATTATTGTTGTCCATCTGTACGGTCAACCGGCGATGATGAGCGAGATTATGGCTGTCGCCAAGAAACACAACCTGAAGGTTGTGGAGGACTGCTCGCAGTCCTACGATGCCTACTACAAGGGGCGCAAAGTCGGCACCATCGGTGATGTTGCCTGCTTCTCCATGCAGCAATCGAAGCATATCACGTCGGGCGAAGGAGGAATGATTGCCACAGACGATCCAGAATTCTATAAACGGGCGACAGAGTTCTCGAACTCCGGGATGCCGTGGTATCTGTACGACTTGGAACGACCTGAAGCGAAACCTGTCAACGGTTTGCCAACGCGGGGACACTTCTCGTTTGGTCACGATTTCCGTTTTAGTGAGCTTCAGGGTGCGGTAGCATTTGCTCAGTTGGAAAAGATTGACCGGTTTAACGCCCGGCGGCGGGAACTTGTTAAAAGGATTGAGACCGAACTGTGTAACGTCCCGAATGTGCGGCTGGCGTATGTCTATCCAGAGACCCAACCCAACTACTGGCTGTATCCGGTATGGGGACCCGAATCACTAGGGTGCAGAGGTGAGATTAACTACATTGAAGTAGAGTACCAGCGCATGCAAGCGATGAGGCGAACTTCCGTCGGCGTGCCGCTGCCTGACTACGTGCAGTATGTTTCCGGATCATGTCCAAATGCTGAGAAATCGACCCGAGGGATGTGGAGCTTTTTTGTCCATCACAGCGTAGAGGACGATGAACTGGAAAAGTCGATCCGTGAATTCAAGGAAAAAGTCAAGGAGACATAA